In one window of Rhizobium sp. ACO-34A DNA:
- the gatB gene encoding aspartyl/glutamyl-tRNA amidotransferase subunit B (allows the formation of correctly charged Asn-tRNA(Asn) or Gln-tRNA(Gln) through the transamidation of misacylated Asp-tRNA(Asn) or Glu-tRNA(Gln) in organisms which lack either or both of asparaginyl-tRNA or glutaminyl-tRNA synthetases; reaction takes place in the presence of glutamine and ATP through an activated phospho-Asp-tRNA(Asn) or phospho-Glu-tRNA), whose protein sequence is MTLVDTRTPDPKRFIPGATGDWEVIIGMEVHAQVTSNSKLFSGASTTFGNAPNANVSLVDAAMPGMLPVINEECVKQAVRTGLGLKAQINKRSIFDRKNYFYPDLPQGYQISQFKDPIVGEGKIIISLGPDRQGQFEDIEIGIERLHLEQDAGKSMHDQHPTMSYVDLNRSGVALMEIVSKPDMRSSDEAKAYMTKLRSIVRYLGTCDGNMDEGSMRADVNVSVRKPGGEFGTRCEIKNVNSIRFIGQAIEYEARRQIGIIEDGGVIDQETRLFDPNKGETRSMRSKEDAHDYRYFPDPDLLPLEFDDAFIEELKKDLPELPDDKKARFVRDLGLSIYDASVLVSEKAIADYFEEVAAGRDGKITANWVINDLLGALNRTGKSIEETPVSPAQLGAIIDLIKAETISGKIAKDLFEIVLAEGGDPAEIVEARGMKQVTDTGAIEKAVDEIIAANPDQVEKVKAKPTLAGWFVGQVMKATGGKANPQAVQALVKAKLGIEE, encoded by the coding sequence ATGACCCTAGTTGACACGCGCACGCCCGACCCGAAACGCTTCATTCCCGGCGCCACCGGCGATTGGGAAGTGATCATCGGTATGGAGGTTCACGCGCAGGTGACGAGCAATTCGAAGCTCTTCTCCGGCGCCTCGACCACCTTCGGTAATGCGCCGAATGCCAACGTATCGCTGGTGGATGCGGCCATGCCGGGCATGCTGCCGGTCATCAACGAGGAATGCGTCAAGCAGGCGGTTCGCACCGGTCTTGGCCTCAAGGCGCAGATCAACAAGCGTTCGATCTTCGACCGCAAGAACTATTTCTATCCGGACCTGCCGCAGGGCTACCAGATCTCCCAGTTCAAGGACCCGATCGTCGGCGAGGGCAAGATCATCATCTCGCTCGGCCCCGATCGTCAGGGCCAGTTCGAGGATATCGAGATCGGCATCGAGCGCTTGCATCTCGAACAGGACGCCGGCAAGTCGATGCACGACCAGCACCCGACCATGTCCTATGTCGACCTGAACCGTTCGGGCGTGGCGCTGATGGAAATCGTTTCCAAGCCGGACATGCGCTCGTCCGACGAGGCCAAGGCCTACATGACCAAGCTGCGCTCCATCGTGCGCTATCTCGGCACCTGCGACGGCAACATGGACGAAGGCTCCATGCGCGCTGACGTCAACGTTTCCGTGCGCAAGCCGGGCGGCGAGTTCGGAACCCGTTGCGAGATCAAGAACGTCAACTCCATCCGCTTCATCGGCCAGGCGATCGAATACGAAGCTCGCCGCCAGATCGGTATTATTGAAGATGGTGGCGTAATCGATCAGGAAACGCGCCTTTTCGACCCGAACAAGGGCGAGACCCGCTCCATGCGCTCCAAGGAAGACGCGCATGACTATCGCTACTTCCCTGATCCAGACCTGCTGCCGCTGGAATTCGACGATGCCTTCATCGAGGAACTGAAGAAGGACCTGCCGGAACTGCCGGATGACAAGAAGGCGCGTTTCGTCCGTGATCTCGGCCTGTCGATCTACGACGCCTCCGTTCTGGTGTCGGAGAAGGCAATTGCCGACTACTTCGAGGAAGTCGCTGCCGGTCGCGATGGCAAGATCACCGCTAACTGGGTCATCAACGATCTGCTTGGCGCGCTCAACCGCACCGGCAAGAGTATCGAGGAAACGCCGGTTTCTCCGGCCCAGCTCGGCGCGATCATCGACCTCATCAAGGCCGAAACCATTTCGGGCAAGATCGCCAAGGATCTGTTCGAGATCGTTCTGGCGGAAGGTGGCGACCCGGCCGAGATCGTGGAAGCCCGCGGCATGAAACAGGTGACCGATACCGGCGCCATCGAAAAGGCTGTCGACGAGATCATTGCAGCCAACCCGGATCAGGTCGAGAAGGTCAAGGCCAAGCCCACGCTTGCCGGCTGGTTCGTCGGTCAGGTGATGAAGGCGACGGGCGGAAAGGCCAACCCGCAAGCCGTGCAGGCGCTGGTCAAGGCCAAGTTGGGCATCGAGGAGTAA
- a CDS encoding GNAT family N-acetyltransferase translates to MYFVRTASERDVGQVRTLLDETFHATYDPFYGADKVRQMVDGWHSANAIKARIGKRGAEFLVADSGRDIGGLGYAAMYPKMAKTVMLHQLYVRPSCQNEGIGRDIFAELETCFPDAEIMRVEVALPNVRAMSFYERLGFTEVDRMEEWGAPNSGLPAIIMEKRLEF, encoded by the coding sequence TTGTATTTCGTTCGCACCGCGAGCGAGCGTGACGTCGGGCAGGTGAGGACCCTGCTCGACGAAACCTTTCACGCGACCTACGATCCGTTTTACGGAGCAGACAAGGTGCGCCAGATGGTCGATGGATGGCATTCGGCGAACGCCATCAAGGCCCGCATCGGAAAGCGTGGCGCCGAGTTTCTCGTCGCCGACAGCGGGCGGGATATCGGTGGTCTCGGTTATGCCGCCATGTATCCCAAGATGGCGAAGACGGTGATGCTGCATCAGCTCTATGTCCGGCCGTCCTGCCAGAACGAAGGGATCGGCCGTGACATCTTCGCGGAGCTGGAGACCTGTTTTCCGGATGCCGAGATCATGCGGGTCGAGGTGGCGCTGCCGAATGTCCGAGCCATGTCCTTCTATGAACGTCTCGGCTTCACCGAGGTCGACCGTATGGAGGAATGGGGCGCACCGAATTCCGGCCTGCCGGCGATCATCATGGAAAAGCGGCTGGAATTCTGA
- a CDS encoding GNAT family N-acetyltransferase: MQGSDIVIREALREDVVAIAAILAGDTVGGHGDTTEPAALPGYLAAFDRIAASPNETLYVAERGGEVVATCQTLVTTTLSGRGGSSMIVETVFTHPDCRGQGIGATMIRHCIEEAKTQGMRAVQLTSNAARKDAHRFYEKLGFAQSHLGFKLKLK, translated from the coding sequence ATGCAGGGATCGGATATCGTCATCAGGGAAGCACTGAGAGAGGATGTGGTGGCCATCGCAGCCATTCTGGCGGGTGACACCGTCGGTGGCCATGGGGACACCACGGAGCCGGCAGCACTTCCGGGCTATCTCGCCGCCTTCGACCGCATCGCCGCATCTCCCAATGAAACGCTCTATGTCGCCGAGCGGGGTGGCGAGGTCGTCGCCACCTGCCAGACCCTCGTCACGACGACACTTTCCGGCCGGGGCGGTTCCTCGATGATTGTCGAAACCGTCTTCACTCACCCGGACTGCCGCGGGCAAGGCATCGGTGCGACGATGATCCGGCATTGCATTGAAGAGGCGAAAACACAGGGCATGCGAGCGGTGCAACTGACCTCCAATGCAGCGCGCAAGGATGCCCATCGTTTCTATGAGAAGCTCGGTTTTGCCCAGAGTCACCTTGGCTTCAAGTTGAAGCTGAAATGA
- a CDS encoding NADH:ubiquinone oxidoreductase subunit NDUFA12 (Provides the input to the respiratory chain from the NAD-linked dehydrogenases of the citric acid cycle. The complex couples the oxidation of NADH and the reduction of ubiquinone, to the generation of a proton gradient which is then used for ATP synthesis): protein MKQLLLQVFTWWNGQTMGTRFFTWRNGKRVGEDEMGNVYYEGGTTSFGLPRRWVIYKGYADASKIPTGWHGWMHYRTDVPPSKEDYKAREWQKPHRENQTGTALAYRPPGSLAVPGERPRVTGDYDAWTPGN, encoded by the coding sequence ATGAAGCAGCTTCTTTTGCAGGTTTTCACCTGGTGGAACGGCCAGACCATGGGAACGCGGTTCTTCACCTGGCGCAATGGCAAGCGCGTCGGCGAAGACGAAATGGGCAATGTCTATTATGAGGGCGGCACCACCTCTTTCGGCCTTCCGCGCCGCTGGGTGATCTACAAGGGCTACGCCGACGCTTCCAAGATCCCGACCGGCTGGCACGGCTGGATGCATTACCGCACCGACGTTCCGCCGAGCAAGGAAGACTACAAGGCCCGTGAATGGCAGAAGCCGCATCGCGAAAACCAGACCGGTACCGCGCTTGCTTATCGTCCCCCGGGCTCTCTTGCTGTTCCTGGCGAACGTCCGCGGGTCACTGGCGACTACGACGCCTGGACCCCCGGCAACTGA
- a CDS encoding glycosyl hydrolase family 5, producing the protein MADMKRSGLGSATGIVCAAVMAVGIVALVGNEPAKAARISNPVAEFAGIDKITGRITSFDVYIDETVQFGALQVTPKVCYSRDETEAQKVDGFVEVDEITLDRKIRRIFSGWMFADSPALNAVEHAIYDVWLTGCKQASDVPAPAKTN; encoded by the coding sequence ATGGCGGATATGAAGCGTTCCGGGTTGGGCTCGGCCACTGGTATCGTCTGTGCAGCGGTCATGGCTGTCGGTATCGTTGCTCTGGTCGGAAACGAGCCTGCAAAGGCGGCCCGCATCTCCAATCCCGTGGCTGAATTCGCCGGTATCGACAAGATCACCGGTCGTATCACGTCTTTCGACGTCTATATCGACGAGACCGTCCAGTTCGGCGCGCTGCAGGTGACGCCGAAGGTCTGCTACTCGCGCGACGAGACCGAAGCGCAGAAGGTCGATGGTTTCGTCGAGGTCGACGAAATCACGCTCGACCGCAAGATTCGCCGAATCTTTTCCGGCTGGATGTTTGCCGACAGTCCGGCGCTCAACGCCGTCGAACACGCGATCTATGACGTCTGGTTGACAGGCTGCAAGCAGGCCTCCGACGTTCCCGCGCCGGCAAAGACCAACTAA
- a CDS encoding leucyl/phenylalanyl-tRNA--protein transferase gives MAGRRSRDQRITPELLLRAYSIGLFPMSDAADDPEIFWVEPELRGILPLDQFHVSKSLAKAIRQKPFDIRFDTAFDAVISKCAEEVENRPSTWINETIRDLYGALHHLGHAHSVEAWEGDELVGGLYGVSLGSAFFGESMFSRRTNASKICLVHLVERLKARGFTLLDTQFTTEHLKTFGAIDIPKEGYLKLLDKAMQSDTLPF, from the coding sequence ATGGCAGGGCGCCGCAGCAGGGATCAGAGGATCACACCCGAACTCCTGTTGCGCGCCTATTCCATAGGCCTCTTCCCCATGTCGGATGCGGCCGACGACCCCGAGATATTCTGGGTCGAGCCTGAACTGCGCGGCATCCTGCCGCTCGACCAATTCCATGTTTCCAAGAGCCTCGCCAAGGCTATCCGGCAGAAGCCCTTCGATATCCGCTTCGACACTGCGTTCGACGCAGTGATTTCCAAATGCGCCGAGGAAGTCGAAAACCGCCCCAGTACATGGATCAACGAAACGATCCGCGATCTCTACGGCGCGCTTCACCACCTCGGCCATGCGCATTCGGTGGAAGCCTGGGAAGGGGATGAACTGGTCGGGGGACTCTACGGCGTTTCGCTGGGGTCAGCCTTCTTCGGCGAAAGCATGTTCTCCCGACGGACCAATGCTTCAAAGATCTGCCTGGTTCATCTGGTCGAGCGCCTGAAGGCGCGTGGCTTCACCCTGCTCGATACCCAGTTCACCACCGAGCACCTGAAAACCTTCGGCGCAATCGATATCCCCAAGGAAGGCTATCTGAAGCTCCTGGACAAGGCGATGCAGTCGGACACCTTGCCTTTTTGA
- a CDS encoding acetyl-CoA carboxylase biotin carboxylase subunit, with protein sequence MSTISKILIANRGEIALRVQRACKELGIATVAVHSTADADAMHVRLADESVCIGPPPSRDSYLNIHQIVAACEITGADAVHPGYGFLSENAKFADILEAHGITFIGPTAEHIRLMGDKITAKQTAVELGIPVVPGSDGEVTPENLMETARQIGFPVLIKATAGGGGRGMKVAKTEADLEEAFNTARTEAAAAFGNPAVYMEKYLGKPRHIEVQVVGDGAGNAIHLGERDCSLQRRHQKVWEEANSPALNVEQRMRIGQICADAMKKMKYRGAGTIEFLYENGEFYFIEMNTRLQVEHPITEAITGIDLVHEQIRVASGAGLSVTQDEITFHGHAIECRINAEDPRTFVPSPGTITHFHAPGGLGVRVDSGAYAGYKIPPYYDSLIGKLIVHGRTRVECMMRLRRVLDEFVVDGIKTTLPLFQELVTNQDIANGDYDIHWLENYLARTSA encoded by the coding sequence ATGAGCACCATCTCCAAGATCCTTATAGCCAATCGCGGCGAGATCGCGCTGCGCGTCCAGCGCGCCTGCAAGGAACTCGGCATCGCCACCGTTGCCGTTCACTCCACGGCCGACGCCGATGCGATGCATGTCCGTCTGGCTGACGAGAGCGTGTGCATCGGCCCGCCGCCGTCGCGCGACAGCTATCTGAACATCCATCAGATCGTTGCCGCCTGCGAGATCACCGGCGCAGATGCCGTGCATCCGGGCTACGGCTTCCTGTCGGAGAACGCAAAGTTCGCCGACATTCTGGAAGCCCACGGCATCACCTTCATCGGACCGACCGCCGAGCATATCCGCCTGATGGGTGACAAGATCACCGCCAAGCAGACGGCTGTCGAACTCGGTATTCCGGTCGTTCCTGGCTCCGATGGCGAGGTCACCCCCGAAAACCTGATGGAAACGGCGCGCCAGATCGGCTTCCCGGTTCTCATCAAGGCAACCGCCGGTGGCGGTGGTCGTGGCATGAAGGTCGCCAAGACCGAAGCCGATCTGGAGGAAGCCTTCAACACCGCCCGGACCGAAGCGGCTGCCGCTTTCGGCAACCCGGCCGTCTACATGGAAAAGTACCTCGGCAAGCCGCGGCATATCGAAGTGCAGGTGGTCGGCGACGGTGCAGGCAATGCGATCCATCTCGGTGAACGCGACTGCTCGCTGCAGCGCCGCCACCAGAAGGTCTGGGAAGAGGCCAACTCCCCCGCCCTCAACGTCGAGCAGCGCATGCGGATCGGCCAGATCTGCGCCGACGCCATGAAGAAGATGAAGTACCGGGGTGCCGGCACGATCGAGTTCCTCTACGAAAACGGCGAGTTCTATTTCATTGAAATGAACACCCGCCTGCAGGTGGAACACCCGATCACCGAAGCCATCACCGGTATCGACCTCGTGCATGAACAGATCCGCGTCGCTTCCGGCGCCGGCCTGTCGGTCACGCAGGACGAGATCACCTTCCATGGCCACGCGATCGAGTGCCGCATCAATGCCGAGGATCCGCGCACCTTCGTCCCCTCGCCGGGCACGATCACGCATTTCCACGCTCCGGGCGGCCTCGGCGTTCGCGTCGATTCGGGTGCCTATGCCGGTTACAAGATCCCGCCCTACTACGACAGCCTGATCGGCAAGCTGATCGTGCATGGACGCACCCGCGTCGAGTGCATGATGCGCCTGCGTCGCGTGCTCGACGAGTTCGTCGTGGACGGCATCAAGACCACACTGCCGCTGTTCCAGGAACTGGTTACAAACCAGGACATCGCGAACGGCGACTACGACATCCACTGGCTGGAAAATTATCTGGCCAGAACCTCCGCATGA